The Apium graveolens cultivar Ventura chromosome 3, ASM990537v1, whole genome shotgun sequence sequence TTTGTCGTAGTATATTTATTTGAGTATCTGATAATATATCTTGTCTTGTGCCAACACGAAATTATATATCTTGTCTTCGGGAGCTGCTCTTCACATTTTTAAGTGGTTTTAAAGCTCTAACTATCACATCTGATGGTTTAATAGGTACCAGGAATTGGCTCACAGAGTTGACGAAGCCTTGGGATTTATGGCTGCTGCGGGTCTAACTATTGACCACCCTATAATGGCAACAACTGATTTTTGGACATCCCATGAGTGCCTGCATTTGCCATATGAGCAAGCCCTCACCAGAGAAGATTCAACCTCTGGCCTTTACTATGATTGTTCTGCTCACATGATCTGGGTTGGCGAGCGCACCCGTCAACTAGATGGGGCCCATGTGGAGTTTCTACGAGGAGTTGCTAATCCCCTCGGAATCAAGGTATCACATCAGGCTAATAGTGATTGTCCAGATTTGAGGATACTCTATCAAACTACTACTTCCTATATTTACTTCACATTTCCTAGTAAAAAACATGTTAGGCATCACTCACTACAGCATCAAATGATTAATGCAAGCTTGTTCTCGataaaaattaacaaaaatgtGTTGGCTTCCACGTGATATGGGTTACTTGTGATATTGTGTCCCTGTTACTCGTATGTAGTTggaattatatttttattcatatttggtGCCAATTTAATACGTAggaattaatttatttattttgcaaTTGTTTAGCTTGTAAATTGCATAGATTAGTCACAAGCAGGGTCTTTACTTCTTCAAATTACGATATTCCATAGATAGTCTGATAGCTAAAAGAACCGTAAATTCATTTACAGGTAAGCCAGAAGATGGATCCGAAAGAGCTAGTTAAGCTTGTTGAAATTTTGAATCCTAGCAACAAGGCTGGTAGGATCACTGTGATTGTAAGAATGGGAGCTGAGAACATGAGAGTCAAACTGCCTCATTTGATTAGGGCGGTGCGTAGTGCAGGGCAAATTGTGACTTGGGTCTGTGATCCAATGCACGGTAACACCATAAAGGCACCCAATGGATACAAAACAAGGCCATTTGATGCTATATTGGTATGAACTTTCTCTACCAAACTTTTTATAGTCACTCCAGATTTTAATCTGTCATACCGTCTCTTGACCTATTAGATAGCTTTCCTTAATTCTAATCAAGGTAATTGTACTAGTTCTTTGTCTAGCACTGCTATTTCTTAGATCCAGAAAATCCTGTTTTTACAAAAATGAAAACATCACCGACAAGTCACAGTGTTCTGATTGGTTTTTTTGGTAATTAGTATAGTGATGCCATATTCCGAACTACTAAAAACAAAGAATGAAAAGAGAAATCATTTATTAGGGAACTAAACTGGATGCGTTTTACAGTCTGCTACAAACTTCTCTGTTGGTTGTCCATTCTCTTTAGGCTTTGCAATGAGAATAATTTTCCTCCTAGAGGTTGTTAATTGGTAGAAAAAATGTGAAAATAGAGTCAAATCTTCAGAATTTTTAGTTAATAATTGGAAACTCATATCTTAATGTATATCAAACCGATAGTTGTTGACTTTTAACTCTAGTTCAATCATAACTTTGTCAGCCAAGGTATACTTGTGTGCAGTGGTCCAAAGGCAGTTGTTTATTGATACTTTCTAATATGTGAAGTGTGAGCTAACTTAGTACAGCATTCTGTTTTCTATAATTATTTCTGAATTTCAAATCAGCATCTTGACAAATCCCTATTGTTGATATCAGGATATTCTATTAAAGTGGCGTCCTCTTTGTTTTTTATCAATAATACTGTAAATAAAAAATTTGTTTTTCTTGGAGTAGGAGGGGGAGGGGGTAAATGTTTATTAATATTGATTGAATTAATCTTCCCGGTTTTTCCTTGCCCTTCCGACTTAGGACAATATTAAAACATCTTTTGCATTGGCAGGCTGAGGTGCGAGCTTTCTTTGATGTGCATGATCAAGAAGGTAGCCACACTGGAGGTATCCATCTTGAGATGACGGGTCAAAACGTAACAGAATGCATTGGTGGATCAAGGACTGTGACTTACGATGACTTGAGTTCTCGCTACCACACACATTGCGACCCAAGACTTAATGCTTCTCAATCTCTCGAGCTGGCCTTCATTGTCGCTGAGAGACTTAGGAGAAGGAGGGTCAAATCTCCAGGCTCGCTCCCATCTTTAACTTTTTAGGTGCCTATTATGATTCTTTGGTGCCTACTATGATTTTTTCGTTGTACCTCCGAATAGTTGTAATGTTGTGGTTTGGAATAAACACGAGACTGGGCCAACTGCTACCTTGTTCTCGTTACGGACTTGCAGGAAACCTAAGATATGCATTCAGTGTAGCTAAGAGTTGTGGCAATTTATTGGTATGTGGTGTTATATAATAGGACTATAGGAGTAATATTCTTGAACTTCATCGTTAACAGAAGTTGAATAGAAAGCTCAGCAAATTAGCTGTTTAAGAAAATTAAAGAAATAATGATTAGTTGTTTAGAACTTGAGATGAAAGTAACTATCTAAGCAACAAAGGTAATATTGATTTAGGTTAATTGGTATAAACTTCTGTTTTTTTAACTAAAACTTAAACTGTGGAACATGGTTAAGAACTTAAGGTACACTTTCTTTGTTGTACACGTGTGCTGAATATATATGTAAAACAAATTTTAAGCGCAAAACAATAGGTTACTGTTTTCAATATAAAGCAGAGTTGtttattagttaattattattcagtCATTCTATCGACTTacaatattatttttaaatttttaataaaagtACGGTTTAAAAACAAACATTTGCAACTATACAATtacaataaaaaatatttacaacTATGGTGGTGTTTGGGAGCACTTTCCTGTTAACTTAAATTAAGCTTGTGTAACGGGTCGGATTTAGATGAGATTTGACTATATCAATATCCATATCTATTTAAATTTGTTGGATCGAATTCAGATCCGATCGATTTCGGATATTAATAACATAATTCATATCCAAATCCATTAGGATTTCGGATTATCGGATCGGACTCTGGATCCATTTAATTTTTTTGAGATGAATAATATTAATTTAACACGGTTCAATAATTAAAAAACTTAAGCACAAAAAGCTATTTTATAGTCAGGGATATTGTGAACAAAATGAAAATATGTAAAAAGAGTTCAGTTcaaaataattatgaaataaataaataaaaataaaataatgtaattggataaatatctgaaaataattatatatgtcaatttcaaaaattaaaataaaaataattgtgaataaaatattatatataaaaataatttctgaCTCACATGATACTTATTAGAATATGATGACACCAACtgttaaattaattataaaattaatataattcatataaaattaattatattaatttattacagttaatatatatatatatgtacaaaattaatttaattaatactgatacatataaaattaattatatttatctgtaatagtatatatatatatatattaatatagttatatattaatataatgtatatatattaatcatatttatttattatggtatatatatatatatttataattatataagtTTAGTATTTCGGATCGAGTCTTTATCGGATCGGATTAGTGAAAATCCATATTCACTTCTTAATAGATCGGATCTTTATCGGATCGGATTATTATTgaatttgttttatttttatacAATTCATATCCATCTATTAAGGCTCGATCAGACCGCATCAGACAGGATCAGACCATTGACAATCCTAACTTAAATGGACCAAACGTGTTTGGAGATTATCGGAACTGTTTGAGTAAATGCAGGAAATGGCCTTTTCTCTTTAAAAATGATGTTAAGTTGAATGTCGGGTGATTGATACATTCTCCATTCATCATTCACCATTTACATTATTTGTAATTAAAAAATGATTTATCTTTATATACCTAATAGCTTTAAAGTTTAAACAacaattttatattttttgtttCATATAATAagaatttttatttttctaaataaatattctttttataaattagaatttttcattatataattttatttataaaattaaactgaaaaaatgaaaattttaaatttgtgGGTAAAGAATTTAAAGTAATGCATAAAGTCAtgataattttaaataaaattaaaaatataccTTCTAAATTATGATTTACCAAATACATTATCAACTTATAAGTAATTTATACTTAAATTATCAAAACACCTcaataacttataagttactaTGTTCATATAACTTATAGGACACTTTTCAACTTTAAGTTATAACTAGCTTTTTAACTCGTGCAAGGCACGGGTAAGTtctataataataattattttttctaaaatactTCTCTGTCCCAATTTATCTATCCTGTTTGACTTTTTGCGGTTAAATTGACCAATTTTTGACTGAAAATTTCATATAGTATATACTtgtaaaaatttataaaaattatatcattagaaAGTACACATAATCTACTTTAATACGTATTCTTcgatttttcaaaataataaaagGTTGATATTTAATTTACGGTCaaagttgagtcaatttgaccacaaaaagtcaaacatgacagataaattgggacggaggaGTATAAGATATATCTAAATATTTACGATAAATGAGTTAGTGTTAAATTATTTATATGATCGATATCTTGACATGATATATCATATTTTGTAATATAAATGATtccctttatttaattattcttttaaatatgaaattttgatatttattacATTGATACGAGTTTATTTTTGTTTATAGTCTAAATATAATTCAATAGGAAAGATGGCAGACGAATTAGATGTATATATATTGTTGCATGCATGTGTATTATCTATTTTATAATTTACTTTTCATGATACGTAAATTATGATTATTTTATAAAAGACTCTACATATTGATTTGCATGTGTATTCTGAAAACGTCATTCTAAATTCATTAACAAATTCTTTCACTTACTATTAATTAACAATCGATACTATAGTAAATTTGGCATTACAGTTAGCACTAAAAATATTTCTCATTTTTCGTGTTCAAGTGCACTAACTCTAACAACGATTTTTCTTGAATATAATCGGTATAATAAATATATTCCTCAAAATGATAAATTTTAAACATTGTTTTATCGATTTGTGTTAATATTATAATCtgataaatataattaatgtAAAGTACTAAACtgttaataaaaataattaaattgtAATGCTTATATGTAATAAAGAGAAATAATGCCCAAAATACACCGCTTTTGGCTTTCAACTGCCCAAAATACCCAAATTCGCGAGAACCGCCCAAAATACCCACAGAATACGCATTTAAGGAATGCACATTCAAGTTTCTAGAATTTAATAAAGAATACGCATGACATGCGTATTCACTTTTGTTTAAAAAAAGAATGCGCATGTTCACTATGTGTATTCACAAAAAAAAAATGTGAATACGCCTGTTGAACATTCGTATTCTTTGTTAAGTTTCTAAAAGCCGAATACGCATCCCCCAGATGCGTGTTTCGTGGATATTTTGGGTGCACAGTACCGCCAATAGGTATTTTGGGCAGTTTGCCTcaaatggtgggtattttggtttttcaccctAATAAAAACTAATACGtgtaaattaaattaaattcaaTTCCTATAAAAAAATACAATTAATACATACGCATTAAATAAAATGccattaatatatattaatatgggGGCAATATAGTAATTTCAATATAAATAAAATGTCTCATAAACCCCTAGATCATTTTATAACGACTCTTCATATTGATTCACATGTGTAATCGTTCCAAATTTATTGACAAATTCTTTCACCCTACGATTAACAATCGTTGTCATAATCAATTTGCCATTTCTGGAAACTCCAGTTCGTCTCTATTTATGCTTAGTTTTGATGGAACAGTGTTCTTATAATAATCTGCATTACCTCTACCAGTAAAAGTTATTTTACATTTTTCGTGCTTAAATCTACAAACTCTAATAACGTTATTTTTCTTGAATATAATCTATTTTTCATGCTTAAATCTACAAACTCTAATAGCGTTATTTTTCTTGAATATAATCTATGTAATGAATATATCcctttaaaataataaattccAAACATTGTGTTATAAATTGGTGTTAAAATTATAATGAGATAAATGTAAAATTAATATAAAGTACTAAATTGTTAATATAAATAATGAAATTGTAATTATTAGATGTAATAAGACTAATTAATACATGTACATAAATTAGATAAAATTAATACATGGGTATTGGATACaatatcattaatatataataatacgagggcaaaatattaatttcaacatgaataaaatgtctcacaaaccccatttgctctattatatatataatagatttaCGTTTTTTAAGAAATCTGAAATGGGCCCTTTATAATCTACAAATAAATGTTATCGATTTCTAAAATTTCAAGAAAATAATTTAAACTCATGCAGCTGAAGCTCTATTATTTTAcagaaaatatttgcaaaaaatGTTCAGCAAAAAAGTGCAATAGCAacaataaaaaaaaactaaatatagAAGGAATGTTTTTTGGTACTTATTTTGCAGAATTGCGGCTGCCTTTGTTGACATGAACGTCCACTTCATTTTAAACCACACAACTTATTAGAAATACTACAGTTTAATAATAGTGGTTAATTAATAATAGCACAGTCTAAGATTTGTGGGAGCAATTTGGAGGGTTTCCAGATTAAGAAGAGTAATCTGCAGGCAGCAAAATGGGTGGTGGTTATGGAGATTCAAGCCAAAAAATAGACTATGTATTCAAGGTGGTGCTCATCGGAGACTCAGCAGTGGGAAAATCTCAGATACTGGCTCGTTTTGCTCGTGATGAGTTCAGCTTAGACTCAAAAGCAACCATTGGCGTTGAGTTTCAAACTCGAACTTTAAACATTCAACTTAAATCTGTTAAAGCTCAGATCTGGGATACCGCTGGCCAAGAACGGTACACAtttatttttcatctgtttactagcttgatttattttttaatttaagtGATGATGTACTTAGTTCAATGTAAGGTTCGACACATACTTGGAACTACAAATGACTTATATAAGAGGAAAGTTGTGTTAAAATCTTAATTGCAAACGTAAGTTTAAATAAGGTGTACATAAAAACATTTACCAAATGGTGATGAGCAGCAGCTACACCATTGCCTTCTCAGCATTTGGCACATCATTTGGTAAAGTCTCGGTCCCAGTAAACCATTTGGTAAATTTATGGTCTTCGAGCATTTGCCTTGCTCGAGTAGAGAGTACATTAGTTTAAGCGGAAACTAAAGTCTTCATTTGTGTAGAAGTATGATCCATATATCATGGAGAATGCTAATATGGTGGATAATGTATTGAGTATAGTATTAGGGTCCTCTTTAATAAAATGATTTAGCAGGGTATCTCCCAAGAAAGCTTCCATATGTGACTACAAATCTTGTAAATACATCACACATGCCTCTTTTATGTGATTGTTTATTGTTCTCGACAGTTACAAATGGTTATTTCTGGAAAAGGTTGATCATATAGGTGTTGCAATCGTTGGTTTCTTGCCAACTAATACATTATCTTTGCAATTTTCTCAATTGTCAGATATAGAGCCGTCACAAGTGCATATTACCGGGGTGCTGTTGGAGCTATGCTGGTTTATGACATAACTAAACGCCAAACCTTCGACCATATACCACGTTGGCTTCAAGAATTGCGTAGTCAGGCAGACAAAAACATTGTAATTATTCTGCTTGGAAATAAAAATGATCTCGAGGACGAGAGGGCCGTCTCCGCGGAGGATGCCAAAGAATTTGCAGAACAGGAAGGACTGTTCTTTTTAGAGACCTCTGCTCTGCAATCAACAAATGTTGAAGATGCATTCATGACTATTTTGACTGAAATATTTAATATCGTTAATAAGAAAACCCTTGTCGCCAGCGAGGATCAAAGTAATGGCAATCCTGCAATGCTGCATAGCAAGCAGATACTTGTACCTGGTCCTGGACAAGTAGTTCCAGCAAACAAGGGGATGTGCTGTTCTTCTTGATATGTTTTAATGTTTGATGTTTTCTTTTGAGAGATTTTTTGACACCTTGGAGAGTGGAGGCAGTGGGTGTATCTCTCATTACCTTAGTTATGTCTTGGAGGATTTTTTGTTATATTACTTGTTGCAGAGTGCTGGTATAAATCCTTGTAATTTGTATACGGTAGATTTGTCCTTGTGCTGCTATAAAGATGTTCATTTGTTTGATCTTATGAGCTTTTAATGAAAAATCTTCTAGCACCAAATACACCTACACAGACACGAAAGAACTGCTAGTGTCTAGAAAGTAAAGCAGGGGAATTTCTATAAGACTGGCATTAATTAACCATTCCTGAATCAGGAAATGGGGCTGAACCAGTATTTCATAGATGAACAGGTTTAAAAAAACTAAAAGTTTAGGATTTTTAGAGAGGCCAGAACTATGTTTCAAGTGTAATTCCTTTTATTCTGTTAAAATTGAACTTCAATCACTTCTACAAACACAGACAGACTTATTGCCTGCAAAATCTTGTGTTGAAAAAATCAACTAGCTAGCATGCATTTCAGATTCTACAGACTTTTTTCCTTGCAAGTAAAAACAGTATAAGACATACGCTGATATACTCAGAATCACAGATAGAGAAAAGGCAACTCAAACTATTGAGAGAAGCGGTAATGTTTTGGCTTAAGCAGATCAAACCATAGGCATACTGTACCAGCAGCTCCTAAGAGTTCTGATTTATTTGAATTTGTGGTAATAAAGCTTGTCAATGGCTTTTGGTCTCCCTACATATACTCTATGTTCTCGCCTGACAAACGATGTAGAGACAATGATGGTAAGTGTTTCCAGAGGCtccattggcaatctaacttcTCAACCAACTTTGTCTTCCATACCACCTCTCCAGCTTCTCTAGCCGCATCCCAGAATTCTGTCACAACCTGCCAAACCACAGGATAAACTATTGCACCAGATTCTCGATGATTCACTTACTAAACCAATTTTGGCATATACATCAACTAGAATACTAGACTTTCTAATTCGTAACCAATAATCATTTTTCTTTGATAAATGCATGTTTACCTGTTCATACTTATGTTGTACCTGTTAGAATTAGTAATTAGTATTATGCAACTGTGATTAGCAACTGCAGTTAGTTACAGTTAGGTATTAATTTAGATCAAGTATATAAGTAGCTCAAGTTTTACTTTCTTAGCTCTTAAGTTTTGTAACACATTATTCTTCTTCTCAATCAATGTAACAGAACAACTTGTAatctcttcttcttctttaatCAAATCGGTTAGGTTTTCGCATGGTATCAAGCAAGGTTATTTCGTTTCAATGGCGGAGCTGATTTGCAGAGAGCTGCGTTTTTTCGTGACGAAAGGTGTTATAGCTTCTTGTTCTTTGTTCGATCTTTCTTCGTTTTTAGTTCTAGTTGGTAATGTCTCTCATTTCTTGTTCAGTATCATTCTATCTCTCTCGTCTATCATTCTTGATCTCTCTCATCTTTAGTTCATCAATCTCTCTGTAACTACGTTCTCATTTTGTTGTTTTCTTCATTTCCGCAAGCTAAACAAAGTTACTCTGTTTGTTGAGTTTGTTCTGTGTTCTAGGATCTATTTGTATGATTTACAAACTGTTGTCATAGAACCTTCAATATATTCTGTCGATTAGATTATTAGTCTCTTTTTTATTGATATTGTTATCATTTTTTTGAGTAATCGTTCGAGTAAGCTATGGCTGATTCCTCAAATACTCGTAATAATGAACAATCAAATCATGAGAACAATGTTGATTCTCAACAATTTAATTAAGA is a genomic window containing:
- the LOC141712738 gene encoding phospho-2-dehydro-3-deoxyheptonate aldolase 2, chloroplastic-like, which produces MALSHTLFHTISPLHSTKSAHTQNPSLFLRSNRPHLAISAVHAAEPSKTTKTPPPVKWAIDSWKTKKALQLPEYPDKNELDKVLKTLEDFPPIVFAGEARHLEERLADAAMGKAFLLQGGDCAESFKEFSANNIRDTFRIILQMSVVLMFGGQVPIVKVGRMAGQFAKPRSDTHEEKDGVKLPSYKGDNINGDAFDVKSRTPDPQRLIRAYTQAAATLNLLRSFATGGYAAMQRVTQWNLDFVENSEQGDRYQELAHRVDEALGFMAAAGLTIDHPIMATTDFWTSHECLHLPYEQALTREDSTSGLYYDCSAHMIWVGERTRQLDGAHVEFLRGVANPLGIKVSQKMDPKELVKLVEILNPSNKAGRITVIVRMGAENMRVKLPHLIRAVRSAGQIVTWVCDPMHGNTIKAPNGYKTRPFDAILAEVRAFFDVHDQEGSHTGGIHLEMTGQNVTECIGGSRTVTYDDLSSRYHTHCDPRLNASQSLELAFIVAERLRRRRVKSPGSLPSLTF
- the LOC141712739 gene encoding ras-related protein Rab11D-like; translated protein: MGGGYGDSSQKIDYVFKVVLIGDSAVGKSQILARFARDEFSLDSKATIGVEFQTRTLNIQLKSVKAQIWDTAGQERYRAVTSAYYRGAVGAMLVYDITKRQTFDHIPRWLQELRSQADKNIVIILLGNKNDLEDERAVSAEDAKEFAEQEGLFFLETSALQSTNVEDAFMTILTEIFNIVNKKTLVASEDQSNGNPAMLHSKQILVPGPGQVVPANKGMCCSS